From one Eucalyptus grandis isolate ANBG69807.140 chromosome 9, ASM1654582v1, whole genome shotgun sequence genomic stretch:
- the LOC108959571 gene encoding actinidain-like, with product MAPWLERQIKVYMLMVLLCVGAWTSAVTPANSTLAKFEQWMARHGRIYKDNLKKAKRYGIFLETLRFIEDFNSKAANHSYKVGLNQFSDLTTEEFVPRYTGFRATSRSSNSSAATTFNGVEGTCGERAASIAVARLKGYENIPMSEDLLLQAVARQPVSIAIEGASPGFKQYSGGVSNGPCGENTNHAVAIVGYGKTPNGVDYWLLKNSWGETWGEKGYMRILRNSGVQGGLCGLVTQASLPIAY from the exons ATGGCTCCGTGGCTCGAGAGGCAAATCAAGGTCTACATGTTGATGGTATTGTTATGTGTAGGGGCTTGGACTTCGGCCGTGACGCCTGCGAATTCCACATTGGCCAAGTTCGAGCAGTGGATGGCCCGCCACGGACGGATTTACAAGGATAATCTCAAGAAGGCGAAGCGGTACGGGATCTTCCTAGAGACCTTGCGCTTCATCGAAGACTTCAACAGCAAAGCGGCTAATCATAGCTACAAAGTGGGTCTGAACCAATTTTCGGATTTGACCACGGAAGAGTTTGTCCCGAGATACACCGGGTTTAGAGCGACGTCGAGGAGCTCGAATTCATCCGCGGCCACCACTTTCAA TGGCGTCGAGGGCACTTGCGGCGAGCGAGCCGCCTCCATTGCTGTAGCGCGGTTAAAAGGGTATGAGAACATCCCCATGAGTGAAGACCTGCTATTGCAGGCTGTGGCGAGACAACCGGTCTCGATCGCCATCGAGGGTGCCAGCCCTGGATTCAAGCAGTACAGCGGGGGCGTCTCCAATGGCCCTTGTGGGGAGAACACTAACCACGCCGTCGCAATCGTCGGATATGGGAAGACCCCCAATGGTGTCGACTATTGGCTGCTCAAGAACTCGTGGGGCGAGACTTGGGGTGAGAAAGGATACATGAGAATTTTGCGGAACTCGGGCGTCCAAGGCGGTCTCTGTGGACTCGTTACGCAAGCTTCTCTGCCAATTGCATATTAA